From Corticium candelabrum chromosome 13, ooCorCand1.1, whole genome shotgun sequence, a single genomic window includes:
- the LOC134188906 gene encoding uncharacterized protein LOC134188906: protein MAALFLVVVVACRCFTHGFVYDRFSDDETDTDTRDVASGSGLFADGENVPANDSRENSKMPVRIKLIQKKMDLPTNDTMGNSTGSGITRVENETNIPTNDSKSDDDAKIILIKEEYRPQSDEPPAARMRTTDSDFMHWYRSLLRPTRPPCSTRNITLNTEHINWVGMVLRDVRSGKMRRVRQIILPFKSFNLTVCDGTCRGKDIESRVRFRGLNPKLLARLDNDVAVKLGLETSPCCVPAETTPLTLEIRTNYVTEQGNLSYGIVEGLKNAVRCMCM, encoded by the coding sequence ATGGCAGCGTTGTTTTTGGTCGTCGTCGTCGCGTGTCGATGCTTCACGCACGGCTTCGTCTACGACCGGTTCTCAGACGACGagacggacacggacacacgtgACGTGGCGAGTGGCAGCGGCCTGTTTGCAGACGGCGAGAACGTGCCCGCAAACGACAGCAGGGAGAACTCTAAGATGCCGGTTAGAATTAAGTTAATACAAAAGAAGATGGACCTCCCAACCAACGACACTATGGGAAACTCTACAGGGTCGGGCATTACGCGAGTAGAAAACGAAACGAACATCCCGACAAACGACAGCAAAAGCGACGACGACGCTAAGATTATCCTCATAAAAGAGGAGTACAGACCACAGAGCGACGAGCCTCCGGCTGCGAGGATGAGGACGACAGACAGTGATTTCATGCACTGGTACCGGTCCCTGCTGCGTCCCACTCGACCTCCATGCTCAACTCGGAATATCACACTCAACACCGAACATATCAACTGGGTGGGAATGGTCTTGAGAGATGTCCGTAGCGGGAAAATGCGTCGAGTCCGGCAGATCATACTCCCGTTCAAGAGCTTCAATCTGACGGTCTGCGACGGCACCTGCAGGGGGAAGGACATCGAAAGTCGAGTTCGATTCCGGGGACTCAACCCGAAGCTCTTGGCTCGCCTTGACAACGACGTTGCCGTGAAACTGGGACTAGAGACGTCGCCGTGCTGCGTGCCGGCAGAAACGACGCCTCTGACGCTAGAGATTCGTACAAACTATGTAACTGAACAGGGAAACCTTAGCTATGGAATAGTCGAAGGGCTCAAGAACGCGGTCagatgcatgtgcatgtga
- the LOC134188766 gene encoding uncharacterized protein LOC134188766, with the protein MTSSSDEHAHQFVQREDVLVISNETHSSAERRAECQGTAETICIDDNSNEGDTVANKARKEVQGTKEIICISDNSSNEGDTLVKEEPEPNHETTDEIALLIEGFVNSGKITIYDAESLAGGKPEKLTSRRVELRRPQKISINDENSYDLIWSTGNRSKIIALDQEKFSRLCRGGNVFVTRPRRPVWNTGLKAPESVKELCRTEGPRKVQKLIDKLGMPDREQCVSSTSGNRYESTVISTYHAFGHEDEVTDVTSSIQPPAKRGLFSDDDDTDDEMLSQYAAANAQSTAMSEDTVESTDPEGIESANWLYRQLNDARGDVDDSDRPPEGNVSGALPDFSDESRDIISHGSICQPISSLYKGSATAQQGYTRESSVTEVCDSDSSSDDTLASTLHFAAKRDLSAASDQVLKATKQYAKSAATRVEKKDKARFFVDAMGLQNKKVKRRIYDDGNWEIFLSGMIQRTGQYMFKICTTKTDIPSIENFQFYLIMMEVDVMYCYLTKECELWQVKYDSKYYDDALRYIRRFSEAAARQNNGN; encoded by the exons GGCGTGCAGAATGCCAAGGAACAGCAGAG ACAATTTGTATAGATGACAATTCAAATGAGGGAGACACCGTAGCAAATAAAG CGCGAAAAGAAGTCCAAGGAACAAAAGAG ATCATTTGTATAAGTGATAACAGTTCAAACGAGGGAGACACCTTAGTTAAAGAAG AACCGGAACCGAACCATGAGACAACGGACGAAATTGCTTTGCTGATTGAAGGATTTGTAAACAGCGGgaaaattacaatttatgATGCCGAGAGCCTGGCAGGTGGAAAGCCAGAAAAGCTTACAAGTAGGCGCGTCGAGCTGAGGCGTCCCCAAAAGATTTCCATCAATGACGAAAATAGTTATGATTTGATTTGGAGTACAGGCAATCGGTCAAAAATTATAGCACTTGACCAAGAAAAGTTTAGCAGACTGTGCCGTGGAGGAAACGTTTTCGTTACCAGGCCAAGGAGACCAGTATGGAATACTGGATTGAAAGCACCAGAGTCGGTAAAAGAGCTTTGTCGTACTGAGGGCCCCCGCAAAGTTCAAAAGTTAATCGACAAGCTGGGAATGCCAGACAGGGAGCAATGTGTCTCTTCCACGAGTGGAAATAGATATGAGAG TACTGTTATTTCGACGTATCACGCTTTTGGCCATGAGGACGAAGTTACAGACGTCACATCAAGCATTCAGCCGCCTGCCAAGCGAGGGCTGTTTTCAGACGACGATGATACGGACGACGAAATGCTTTCGCAGTATGCTGCTGCTAATGCACAATCGACG GCAATGAGTGAAGACACAGTGGAGTCGACAGACCCTGAAGGCATTGAAAGTGCGAATTGGTTATACAGGCAACTGAATGACGCACGTGGTGATGTTGACGACAGTGACAG ACCACCTGAAGGGAACGTTTCTGGAGCTTTACCAGATTTTAGTGACGAAAGCAGGGACATTATCAGCCACGGTAGCATTTGCCAACCGATTTCATCTCTCTACAAG GGTTCAGCAACTGCGCAGCAAGGTTACACAAGGGAGTCATCCGTCACAGAAGTCTGTGATTCAGACTCAAGCTCTGACGATACACTAGCATCGACACTGCACTTTGCTGCAAAACGAGATCTGTCGGCAGCGAGTGATCAAGTTCTAAAAGCAACAAAACAGTACGCCAAAAGTGCAGCCACGAGAGTGGAGAAGAAGGACAAAGCAAGGTTTTTTGTCGATGCCATGGGCTTGCAAAACAAGAAGGTCAAACGACGCATTTATGACGACGGAAATTGGGAGATTTTTCTTTCGGGCATGATTCAACGAACGGGGCAATACATGTTTAAGATTTGCACAACAAAAACGGATATTCCAAGTATAGAGAATTTCCAATTTTATCTCATTATGATGGAAGTGGACGTCATGTACTGTTACTTGACAAAGGAATGCGAACTCTGGCAAGTGAAGTACGATAGCAAGTATTATGACGACGCATTAAGGTACATTCGCCGTTTTTCCGAAGCCGCAGCCCGTCAGAACAATGGAAACTAA